The genomic region CCGTGATGAAAGATTCCACCAGGGCTACATCGTCTTTACTGCCAATAAACAGGGGTGTTCGGGCATGGATTTTATCAGGCACCGCATCCAAAATTTCCTGAGTTCCCGTACTGGCACGACCGCCCGCTTGCTCTGCTAAAAAGGCTAAAGGAGCCGCTTCATAGAGCAGGCGTAACTTCCCTTGAGGTTGTTTTAGCGTACCGGGATATAAAAACACCCCGCCCTGAAACAGAATGCGGTGGAAATCACCTACCAGCGCCCCGCCATAGCGGGCAGTATAACCTTCATGGCGATGAACGTAGCGGATGTAATCGCGAATCGATTCCTCCCACTGCCAAAAGTTACCTTCATTGACGCTATAAATTGGGCCGTGTTGTGGAATTTGGATGTTTTCGGAAGAGAGGATAAATTCACCCAAGCTGGGATCGAGGGTGAAGGAATGGACACCCTTGCCGATCGAATAAACCAGCATAGTGCTTGGGCCATAAAGTATATAGCCTGCTGCTATTTGCTTGCGACCGTTTTGCAGCAAGTCTTGTGCAGACCCATCTTCATCAACCCCTTCTTGCTGGCGAATAGAGAAGATGGAGCCTACATTCAGATTGCTATCAATGTTAGACGATCCGTCGATCGGATCGTAAAGCAGAGTATAACGTCCGATCGGGCAGTTTTCTGGAATGTAGTAGGGTTTTTCCATTTCCTCGGACGCCAAGCGACAAACAAGGCCGCTCTGCTTGAATACCGAGATAAAAACATCATTGGCGTACACATCCATCTTTTTGACGGACTCTCCCTGCACGTTGACTTCCCCCGTGAATCCCAGCACGTTTGCCATTATCCCTGCTCTGCTGAGATGTCGAGAAATCAGTTTCCCTGCGAGTGCAATGCGATTCATCAGGGAGCTGAGGTCTTG from Argonema galeatum A003/A1 harbors:
- the fbp gene encoding class 1 fructose-bisphosphatase, whose translation is MADENRPLAQERALDRDCTTLSRHVLQQLQSFSADAQDLSSLMNRIALAGKLISRHLSRAGIMANVLGFTGEVNVQGESVKKMDVYANDVFISVFKQSGLVCRLASEEMEKPYYIPENCPIGRYTLLYDPIDGSSNIDSNLNVGSIFSIRQQEGVDEDGSAQDLLQNGRKQIAAGYILYGPSTMLVYSIGKGVHSFTLDPSLGEFILSSENIQIPQHGPIYSVNEGNFWQWEESIRDYIRYVHRHEGYTARYGGALVGDFHRILFQGGVFLYPGTLKQPQGKLRLLYEAAPLAFLAEQAGGRASTGTQEILDAVPDKIHARTPLFIGSKDDVALVESFITERIKEGARG